In one Thermosipho ferrireducens genomic region, the following are encoded:
- a CDS encoding GlmL-related ornithine degradation protein, producing the protein MKVDLIFAEIGSTTTVVTAFSGIGDNPEILAQSEHWTTVDQGDVTIGIENAIKSLKKKLGVENLDWEKFAATSSAAGGLKMTVHGLVYDMTVRAAREAALGAGAVIKYVTAGKMDEFHLEKIKKINPKLILLAGGVDYGEKDTVIHNAKLLASLPLDIPIIYAGNVAAAEHVEYILNSAGKKVFITENVYPKIDELNVEPTRNIVKNVFAEHITRAPGMEKIYEIVDYNLLPTPGAVMKTTELLNKMFGDVVTIDIGGATTDVDSVTEGSNEIQEIMISPEPVAKRTVEGDLGLFVNAHNVIDLIGEANLKKEFEDYDNLVNRISPYPKTERDEYFISKLALYCFQQGLRRHVGKKKHLYTPFGRKLVAEGKDLTAVKYLFGTGGFLSRSKYAKQIMNTINNLSRMHPMELLPQYKVEIFRDKYYIFAGIGVIASEIDSETAIKLLKMDIEKIGG; encoded by the coding sequence GTGAAAGTAGATCTGATATTCGCTGAAATTGGTTCAACCACGACAGTTGTTACCGCTTTTTCTGGAATCGGAGATAATCCAGAGATACTTGCTCAAAGCGAGCACTGGACAACTGTAGACCAGGGAGATGTAACAATAGGAATAGAAAATGCTATAAAAAGCTTGAAAAAAAAGCTTGGTGTTGAAAATCTTGATTGGGAAAAATTTGCTGCAACAAGCAGTGCAGCTGGTGGTTTAAAAATGACTGTGCACGGACTTGTTTATGATATGACTGTTCGCGCTGCAAGAGAAGCCGCTCTTGGCGCTGGTGCTGTTATAAAGTATGTAACAGCGGGAAAGATGGATGAGTTTCATCTTGAAAAAATCAAAAAGATCAACCCAAAATTAATTCTTTTAGCTGGAGGAGTTGATTATGGAGAAAAAGACACAGTCATTCATAACGCAAAGCTTCTTGCTTCACTTCCTCTCGATATTCCAATAATATACGCTGGAAATGTAGCAGCCGCCGAACACGTTGAATATATTTTAAACAGCGCGGGAAAAAAGGTTTTTATTACAGAAAATGTGTATCCCAAAATAGATGAGCTAAATGTGGAACCAACAAGAAACATTGTTAAAAATGTTTTTGCAGAGCATATAACACGCGCCCCTGGAATGGAAAAAATTTATGAAATTGTTGATTACAATCTTTTACCCACCCCAGGAGCCGTTATGAAAACCACAGAACTTCTTAACAAAATGTTTGGTGATGTTGTAACAATAGATATTGGAGGAGCCACAACAGATGTTGATTCTGTAACTGAAGGCAGTAATGAAATTCAAGAAATAATGATTTCTCCTGAACCTGTTGCTAAACGAACAGTTGAAGGAGATCTTGGATTGTTTGTAAACGCTCATAATGTTATTGATCTAATTGGAGAGGCTAATCTAAAAAAAGAGTTCGAAGATTACGATAACCTTGTAAACAGAATTTCACCTTACCCGAAAACAGAAAGAGATGAATACTTTATTTCAAAACTTGCATTATACTGCTTCCAGCAAGGTCTCAGAAGACACGTTGGAAAGAAAAAACATCTTTATACTCCTTTCGGAAGAAAATTAGTAGCTGAAGGTAAAGACCTAACTGCTGTAAAATATTTGTTTGGAACAGGAGGTTTTCTCAGTCGCTCAAAATATGCCAAACAAATAATGAATACTATCAACAATTTATCCAGAATGCACCCTATGGAATTGTTGCCTCAATATAAAGTAGAAATCTTTAGAGATAAATATTATATATTCGCTGGAATAGGCGTTATAGCTTCTGAAATCGATTCAGAAACTGCAATTAAACTTTTGAAAATGGATATAGAAAAAATAGGAGGATAG
- a CDS encoding NUDIX hydrolase: MAYENEKVLVVPTDDVIKLCNGKIGLVEVEEVEILKLIKEAGFFIDREKAEFDETIRQVIPYILLKENNKYLLFKRTSAQGEKRLHGKITIGVGGHINTDDSLNPIDAFKKGMQREIAEEVNVKVLNMNYIGVINITDNAVSRVHVGVCYEAEIEYYGLVEKDKFIEIFSEAPEIYNKEMEGWSKAVVKHLGHMQK; the protein is encoded by the coding sequence ATGGCATACGAAAATGAGAAAGTTTTAGTAGTTCCAACAGATGATGTAATCAAACTTTGTAACGGAAAAATTGGACTTGTTGAGGTAGAAGAGGTAGAAATTTTAAAATTGATAAAAGAAGCGGGTTTTTTTATTGACAGAGAAAAAGCAGAATTTGATGAAACAATAAGACAGGTTATACCTTACATTTTACTCAAAGAGAACAATAAATATCTCTTATTCAAACGAACAAGCGCTCAAGGTGAAAAAAGGCTTCACGGTAAAATTACTATAGGTGTAGGAGGACACATAAATACAGATGACTCTTTAAATCCCATAGATGCATTCAAAAAAGGAATGCAGCGAGAGATAGCAGAAGAAGTCAACGTAAAAGTCTTAAACATGAATTATATAGGAGTTATAAATATAACAGATAACGCTGTGAGCAGAGTTCACGTTGGAGTGTGCTACGAGGCAGAAATAGAATATTATGGACTTGTTGAGAAAGATAAATTTATTGAAATCTTTTCAGAAGCTCCGGAAATTTATAACAAGGAGATGGAAGGATGGAGCAAAGCGGTAGTAAAACACTTAGGGCATATGCAAAAATAA
- the ispE gene encoding 4-(cytidine 5'-diphospho)-2-C-methyl-D-erythritol kinase, translating into MEQSGSKTLRAYAKINLYLDVIGRRKDGYHDIISLFQNISLYDTLYIEKKDKGIEIETNEHIENNILYRTWNIFANQLGTPDFGVKIILEKRIPIKAGLGGGSADAAALLRFLGDTMKIPEHQLLKVAAIVGSDVPFFLYGGTAIVKGKGHIIEKLKPLSGYKVRLLVAKEGISTRDAYATLKEKHFKKSTCEVYELYEAYFYRNLSQISKCTYNIFEHVLLPVYEEIDGNLKKLKRNCIAAALTGSGSAVFGISLTQGDYEFVKRGVEYETSEI; encoded by the coding sequence ATGGAGCAAAGCGGTAGTAAAACACTTAGGGCATATGCAAAAATAAACCTTTATTTAGATGTTATAGGAAGAAGAAAAGACGGCTATCACGATATAATTTCTCTATTTCAAAATATCTCCCTATATGACACTCTTTATATAGAGAAAAAAGATAAAGGAATAGAAATTGAAACAAATGAGCACATCGAAAATAACATATTGTACAGAACCTGGAATATTTTTGCAAACCAGCTTGGAACTCCAGATTTTGGAGTAAAAATTATTCTTGAGAAACGAATCCCTATAAAAGCCGGTCTGGGTGGAGGAAGTGCAGATGCGGCTGCACTTTTAAGATTTCTTGGAGACACAATGAAAATCCCGGAGCATCAACTGTTAAAGGTTGCTGCTATTGTAGGAAGCGATGTCCCATTTTTCTTATATGGAGGTACCGCGATAGTAAAAGGCAAGGGACATATTATAGAAAAATTAAAACCGCTAAGCGGTTATAAGGTAAGGCTTCTTGTAGCCAAAGAAGGAATTTCCACCAGAGACGCGTACGCCACGTTGAAAGAAAAACATTTCAAAAAAAGCACCTGCGAAGTTTATGAACTCTACGAAGCTTATTTTTACAGAAATCTTTCACAAATAAGTAAATGTACATATAACATTTTTGAGCATGTACTTTTACCTGTCTATGAAGAAATAGATGGAAACTTAAAAAAACTCAAGCGTAATTGTATTGCTGCAGCTTTAACAGGCTCAGGAAGCGCTGTTTTTGGAATAAGTCTAACTCAAGGGGATTATGAGTTTGTTAAGAGAGGGGTAGAATATGAAACTTCTGAAATATGA
- a CDS encoding Lon protease family protein, with translation MKLLKYEELILPNNTFPKTKTSDQITPCESFIGQKKAWDAINFGLSIDSKGYNIFVVGPSGTGRKSFVLELVKSFAKNKKKQEDLIYVVDLDNPYSAKAIELPAGYGKELKREMSKISEEIFVRLKSVFESDEYEHRKKELEDEYREVREKILKDLQEKALKLGFIVKLTPTGFIYMPALDGKPISKEQYEELPDEKKQYYEEEAKKVDHLISGTLHKLRKVDSNYSEKLKDLDKYASLFAIEEVFEKLKVKYKNYPKLVDYLEKLKDHFINNIEKIKGSEEGKEYIKHMLNINLLVDNSEVQGAPVIFEKNPTYPNLFGKIEYISKLGVLYTDFTMIRGGAIHKANGGYLIINAEEILKYPYVWDKLKKTLLTEKILIENVDMAYGFNPTVSLKPEPVDAKLKIIMVGTPEIYYLLYEYDEDFKKLFKVKVEFDWEIDVTQKNVKEYYSFISSVIKNNQLKPFSNKALQRIIWYSMRLSGSREKLSMKMGEIVNLMVEADYKATLRNAKIVSKKDVDNALEAYENRVSLIREKYDKSLRKYEIMIETDGREVGQVNGLTVTHLGDYSFGLPVKITAKSYVGNIGIIDIQRESDLSGNIHSKAVMTLIGYLGSKYANEIPFSLGVSISFEQVYAVVEGDSASLAETIAIISAISKIPIKQSIAITGSINQHGIVQPIGGVNEKVEGFYRLCKYRGLNGEHGVIIPEANVKNLVLNDEILKDIKLGKFNIWAVKTVDEALEILTELPAGKLSSRGTYPRGSVNYYVTKELRKVYEKLEGKDTSKGKKKKGKK, from the coding sequence ATGAAACTTCTGAAATATGAAGAATTAATATTACCCAATAACACATTTCCAAAAACAAAAACATCTGATCAAATAACTCCTTGCGAATCTTTTATAGGACAAAAAAAGGCCTGGGATGCTATAAACTTTGGACTTTCAATAGATTCTAAAGGCTACAATATCTTTGTTGTCGGGCCATCTGGAACTGGAAGAAAGTCATTTGTACTTGAATTAGTAAAAAGTTTTGCCAAAAATAAAAAAAAGCAGGAAGATTTAATATATGTTGTTGATCTCGACAATCCTTACTCTGCTAAAGCAATAGAATTACCCGCTGGATATGGGAAAGAACTAAAGCGTGAAATGTCAAAAATTTCCGAAGAAATTTTTGTAAGGCTAAAAAGCGTTTTTGAAAGTGATGAATATGAGCACAGGAAAAAAGAACTTGAAGATGAATACAGAGAAGTAAGAGAAAAAATCTTAAAAGATTTACAGGAAAAAGCTCTCAAATTAGGTTTTATAGTAAAATTAACACCAACTGGCTTTATCTACATGCCAGCACTGGATGGAAAACCTATTTCAAAAGAGCAATATGAGGAACTTCCCGATGAAAAAAAGCAATATTATGAAGAAGAGGCAAAAAAGGTTGATCATTTAATCTCAGGGACACTTCACAAACTTAGAAAGGTAGATTCAAATTACTCTGAAAAACTGAAAGATCTGGATAAATACGCTTCTCTTTTTGCAATCGAAGAGGTTTTTGAAAAATTAAAAGTCAAGTATAAAAATTATCCAAAACTAGTTGATTATCTGGAAAAACTCAAAGATCATTTTATAAATAATATAGAAAAGATAAAAGGCTCTGAAGAAGGAAAAGAATATATAAAGCATATGTTGAATATTAACCTTTTGGTAGATAATTCTGAAGTTCAAGGAGCTCCTGTAATATTTGAAAAAAATCCGACCTATCCAAATCTTTTTGGAAAAATAGAATATATTTCAAAATTAGGTGTTTTATACACAGATTTTACTATGATTCGCGGCGGTGCTATACATAAAGCAAATGGTGGATATTTAATAATAAACGCGGAAGAAATTTTGAAATACCCTTATGTTTGGGATAAATTGAAAAAAACACTTTTAACTGAAAAAATCCTGATTGAAAACGTAGACATGGCATACGGTTTTAACCCTACAGTATCTTTAAAACCCGAACCAGTTGATGCAAAATTAAAAATAATAATGGTTGGAACCCCAGAGATATATTATCTATTGTACGAGTATGACGAAGACTTTAAAAAATTATTTAAAGTAAAAGTAGAGTTTGATTGGGAAATAGATGTTACTCAAAAAAACGTAAAAGAGTACTATTCCTTTATATCCAGCGTCATCAAAAATAACCAGCTCAAACCCTTTTCTAATAAAGCCCTTCAGAGAATAATCTGGTATTCTATGCGTCTTTCAGGAAGCAGAGAAAAATTATCGATGAAAATGGGGGAGATAGTTAACCTAATGGTGGAAGCAGATTATAAAGCTACCCTAAGAAACGCAAAAATCGTCAGTAAAAAAGATGTAGACAATGCTTTAGAGGCTTATGAAAATCGGGTAAGTCTTATAAGAGAAAAATACGACAAATCCTTGAGAAAATATGAAATAATGATAGAAACAGATGGCAGAGAAGTTGGACAGGTAAACGGTCTTACTGTGACACATCTTGGAGATTATTCTTTCGGCCTGCCTGTAAAAATTACAGCAAAATCATATGTAGGTAACATTGGTATAATAGACATTCAAAGGGAATCAGATTTAAGTGGAAATATTCACAGTAAAGCAGTAATGACTTTAATAGGCTATTTAGGAAGTAAATATGCCAATGAAATCCCATTTTCTCTTGGAGTCTCAATAAGTTTTGAACAGGTTTATGCTGTTGTAGAAGGAGACAGTGCTTCTCTTGCCGAAACAATAGCCATTATTTCTGCTATATCAAAAATCCCTATAAAACAATCAATAGCTATAACAGGTTCTATAAATCAGCATGGAATTGTTCAGCCAATAGGTGGGGTAAATGAAAAAGTTGAAGGATTTTATAGACTATGTAAATATCGTGGATTAAACGGTGAGCATGGCGTTATAATACCTGAAGCTAACGTAAAAAACCTCGTATTAAATGATGAAATTTTAAAAGATATAAAACTTGGCAAATTTAATATTTGGGCAGTAAAAACTGTTGATGAAGCACTTGAAATTCTAACTGAGCTCCCCGCGGGAAAATTGTCATCCAGAGGTACATATCCAAGAGGCAGTGTGAATTATTATGTCACCAAAGAACTAAGAAAAGTGTATGAAAAGCTTGAAGGAAAAGACACTTCAAAAGGAAAAAAGAAAAAAGGGAAAAAATAG
- the trpS gene encoding tryptophan--tRNA ligase codes for MRILSGMRPTGKLHIGHLFGALNSWIKLQEEGNECFYFIADWHALTTHYNDTEEITKNSFEIAKSYIAAGINPEKSIIFIQSEIKEHAELTLLFSMFVSVSRLERVPTYKELKQQLSDKDLSNAGFLIYPILQAADILIYRADGVPVGEDQVYHIELTREIARKFNYLYENVFPEPEPILSKITKLLGVDGRKMSKSYGNIVPLIATKEELRKKIMPMITDPARKRRTDPGTPEKCPVWDYHKAFGITKEDAQWVKNGCTTASIGCVDCKKLLLKNMLSTLEPIWERYDKLTNEYVKDVICEGNKRAKEEAQKTMELVRNAMKLDYTKYLK; via the coding sequence TTGCGAATACTAAGCGGCATGCGACCTACAGGAAAACTTCATATAGGACACCTTTTTGGTGCATTAAATTCCTGGATAAAGCTTCAGGAAGAGGGCAACGAATGTTTTTATTTTATTGCAGATTGGCATGCACTTACCACGCACTATAACGATACAGAAGAGATAACAAAAAATTCTTTTGAAATTGCAAAAAGCTATATCGCAGCTGGAATTAACCCCGAAAAATCCATAATTTTTATACAATCAGAAATAAAAGAGCACGCCGAACTTACTTTGCTTTTCTCCATGTTCGTGTCCGTGTCTCGCCTTGAGAGAGTTCCCACGTACAAAGAATTAAAGCAACAACTGAGTGATAAAGATTTATCAAATGCGGGTTTTTTGATTTATCCTATATTACAAGCTGCAGATATTTTAATTTACAGAGCTGACGGGGTACCAGTTGGAGAAGATCAGGTATATCATATAGAACTGACCCGAGAAATTGCCAGAAAATTCAATTATTTATATGAAAATGTGTTTCCTGAACCAGAACCAATACTATCAAAAATCACAAAATTGTTAGGGGTCGACGGAAGAAAAATGAGCAAAAGTTATGGAAACATAGTGCCGTTAATTGCCACTAAAGAAGAACTGAGAAAAAAGATAATGCCAATGATAACTGATCCAGCAAGAAAAAGGCGCACTGACCCTGGAACACCTGAAAAATGCCCTGTCTGGGATTATCATAAGGCTTTTGGAATAACAAAAGAAGATGCCCAATGGGTAAAAAATGGTTGTACAACAGCCTCTATTGGTTGTGTTGACTGTAAAAAACTCCTACTAAAAAATATGTTATCAACTCTTGAACCAATCTGGGAACGATACGATAAGTTAACCAATGAGTACGTAAAAGATGTTATTTGCGAGGGAAATAAACGTGCAAAAGAAGAAGCACAAAAAACTATGGAATTAGTGAGAAATGCAATGAAATTAGATTATACAAAATATTTAAAATAA
- a CDS encoding mechanosensitive ion channel family protein: MGEWLLNNWDKIFWSFITIIISLFIYKYILKVLKKTLETFGKDLRAPKTVQFFIGIIIAVFAIFALLSIWNVDLLPYITGLGISSIVVGLALQEPLANFVSGILVITTRKLFEGEVVDVNGIVGSVQEIKMNHSLIKTFDGKLIYVPNRAVWNGIVTKFWPGPIRRITMEIGVSYDCNLEKVVKILQQALDEEPLVVKNNTVSNFVAFKRFGSSSIDFTVYFWVERANYFDAVNSLAFRIKNLFDKENIEIPYTQIDLHIKNEKYL, translated from the coding sequence ATGGGGGAGTGGCTTTTAAATAACTGGGATAAAATTTTCTGGAGTTTTATAACAATCATTATTTCTCTTTTTATATACAAATACATATTAAAAGTTCTCAAAAAAACTTTAGAAACTTTTGGAAAAGATTTAAGAGCACCAAAAACTGTTCAATTTTTCATAGGTATTATCATAGCAGTTTTTGCCATTTTTGCACTCCTGAGTATATGGAACGTAGACCTTCTCCCTTACATAACCGGACTTGGAATATCAAGTATTGTCGTTGGGCTTGCTCTTCAAGAGCCTTTAGCGAATTTTGTTTCGGGAATACTTGTTATTACAACGCGAAAATTGTTTGAAGGAGAAGTTGTAGATGTAAATGGTATAGTAGGTTCTGTTCAGGAAATAAAAATGAATCATTCGTTAATAAAAACATTCGATGGAAAACTTATTTACGTTCCCAATAGAGCTGTCTGGAACGGAATAGTAACAAAGTTCTGGCCAGGTCCAATAAGACGAATTACTATGGAAATAGGTGTCTCTTATGATTGTAATCTTGAAAAAGTAGTAAAAATTCTCCAACAAGCTCTTGATGAAGAACCTCTTGTTGTAAAAAACAATACAGTTAGTAATTTCGTGGCTTTCAAAAGGTTTGGTTCAAGCTCAATAGATTTTACTGTTTATTTCTGGGTGGAAAGAGCCAATTATTTTGATGCTGTTAACTCTCTTGCCTTTCGAATAAAAAATCTCTTCGATAAAGAAAACATAGAAATACCGTACACACAAATAGATCTTCACATAAAAAATGAAAAATATCTTTAA
- a CDS encoding methyl-accepting chemotaxis protein yields the protein MFKNLSVRAKLWLLVLVASVIPLSIVSYISIYNSFKIGRDLGEQALVSIVESGTQGFESFLMGYTHLVKFLSTDANVVGVFENKYGEDVWMLKTFQNAKEQYKEALYVYIGLEDGRFYIYPKVDLPEGYDPRIRPWYKKAMENKGKVIITEPYIDAASENIVMTVAKTVTSNGKVVGVVAIDFNAADLANTLLSAKFGDEGYSYLLSENGVTLLHVDTEKIGKSVAEADWFKKISNSSSKIGTISYKLDDGKTRIAAFSKLSNNWIFVSVATKAAVNERATKIMIVLLSVSLAVIILAFLFGTSLSSGIVKPIKKVMIAVENLGKGDLTTRVDWNSKDELGKMAKALNNAVENLSELIGEVGSGMDRLKNTSESLNNVAEKQVEEVKAFVSNIEEINYEVQNTSSAIEQTSSGVEEVAASAQNVSKTSQNLTDKASQVASAAQESEKAIDTIVKTIENMKERSTTMANKVEELSSNAKNIGEIVETISSIAEQTNLLALNAAIEAARAGEAGRGFAVVADEIRKLAEESKTATENITNILKSIQEGAESVRKETDSMVDIVNEASQETRGIAKNLRGILGEITNISELIENLAAVAQEQSAAAEEMASAMDVASKNIMNISDKMGVVVSGVKQQEEIAKQVSNAGEELSEVANKLYERVNKFKI from the coding sequence ATGTTCAAAAACTTAAGTGTAAGAGCAAAACTATGGTTGCTGGTTCTTGTTGCCTCTGTTATACCTTTGTCAATAGTCTCATACATTTCAATATACAACTCATTTAAGATAGGTAGAGATTTAGGTGAACAGGCTCTTGTATCTATTGTAGAAAGTGGAACACAGGGTTTTGAAAGCTTTTTAATGGGATACACTCACCTTGTAAAATTTCTATCCACAGATGCCAATGTAGTTGGTGTATTTGAAAATAAGTATGGAGAAGATGTATGGATGTTAAAAACTTTCCAGAACGCAAAAGAGCAGTACAAAGAAGCTCTGTATGTATACATTGGTTTAGAAGATGGTAGATTTTATATATACCCAAAAGTTGATCTTCCCGAAGGATATGATCCAAGAATAAGACCATGGTATAAAAAAGCCATGGAAAATAAGGGAAAGGTGATAATTACAGAACCATATATCGATGCTGCGTCTGAAAATATAGTGATGACAGTTGCAAAAACGGTGACTTCGAACGGGAAAGTTGTTGGAGTTGTTGCAATAGATTTTAACGCAGCTGATCTTGCAAATACATTACTTTCAGCTAAATTCGGAGACGAGGGTTATAGCTATCTTCTTTCAGAAAATGGAGTGACATTGTTACACGTTGATACAGAAAAAATAGGAAAAAGCGTAGCCGAAGCTGACTGGTTTAAAAAAATCTCAAATAGCAGCAGCAAAATAGGAACAATTTCTTATAAACTTGATGATGGCAAAACAAGAATTGCCGCTTTTTCAAAACTCAGCAATAACTGGATTTTTGTTTCAGTAGCCACAAAAGCGGCGGTAAATGAAAGGGCTACAAAAATTATGATAGTACTGCTCAGCGTTTCATTAGCTGTTATAATCCTGGCATTTCTCTTTGGAACATCTTTGAGCTCTGGTATTGTAAAACCTATAAAGAAAGTTATGATAGCTGTTGAAAATCTTGGAAAAGGTGATTTAACAACAAGAGTTGACTGGAACTCAAAAGATGAGCTGGGAAAAATGGCAAAAGCTTTAAACAACGCTGTTGAAAATCTTTCAGAACTTATAGGTGAAGTGGGAAGCGGAATGGATAGGCTGAAAAACACTTCTGAAAGTCTGAACAATGTGGCTGAAAAACAGGTTGAAGAGGTTAAAGCATTTGTTAGCAACATAGAAGAAATAAATTATGAAGTTCAAAACACTTCATCCGCCATTGAACAAACTTCAAGTGGCGTTGAAGAAGTGGCCGCAAGTGCACAGAATGTATCTAAAACCTCTCAAAATCTAACAGATAAAGCTTCTCAGGTTGCAAGTGCCGCGCAGGAGAGTGAAAAAGCTATTGATACCATAGTAAAAACAATTGAAAACATGAAAGAACGTTCAACCACCATGGCAAACAAAGTGGAAGAACTGTCATCCAACGCCAAAAATATAGGGGAAATAGTTGAAACAATTTCAAGCATAGCAGAGCAAACGAATCTTTTAGCGTTAAATGCCGCGATTGAAGCGGCAAGAGCTGGAGAAGCTGGAAGAGGCTTTGCCGTTGTAGCAGATGAAATTAGGAAATTAGCAGAAGAAAGTAAAACTGCTACTGAAAATATAACAAACATATTAAAAAGCATTCAAGAAGGTGCAGAATCAGTAAGAAAAGAAACCGATAGTATGGTTGACATCGTCAATGAAGCAAGTCAGGAAACAAGAGGCATAGCGAAAAATTTAAGAGGAATTCTTGGGGAAATAACCAACATATCTGAATTAATTGAAAATCTTGCAGCAGTTGCCCAGGAACAAAGCGCCGCAGCAGAAGAAATGGCAAGCGCAATGGATGTTGCAAGCAAAAATATTATGAACATTTCCGATAAAATGGGAGTAGTAGTTTCAGGAGTAAAACAACAGGAAGAAATAGCAAAACAAGTAAGCAACGCAGGAGAAGAACTCTCTGAAGTAGCTAACAAATTGTATGAAAGAGTAAACAAGTTCAAAATATAA
- a CDS encoding transposase, with the protein MRRRNIKKIFKLIQKFYKNILPQLPQKSTNRGRPRKYSDVLILSLAVLKELLGLSFRETLEIGTMYFNKVPSLRDFHYRVLQLEEIIKHLINFIHDTLQCEIESIIVDGTGIGFKKHTTLNWMRGTYVRQIKNHVRCEVVLTKGKYKLFQYVEVGKAYSSEIKLLKKLLKKIELKGKKFIADKLYDVKWLREYLKKRGIKEVIKIRKRAIGRKEVDYEEYKERNEIEGLFGNIKTKLGGYVYAYREDMARIQALIKFLLYNLYVAYIFLFTKLCIDITNFIEIHIKIYKFYIIPCKIRKNA; encoded by the coding sequence ATGAGAAGAAGAAACATAAAGAAGATATTCAAACTTATCCAAAAATTCTACAAAAATATTTTACCACAACTTCCCCAAAAATCTACCAATAGGGGGAGGCCTAGGAAATATTCAGATGTATTAATACTTTCATTAGCAGTTCTTAAAGAACTGTTGGGACTTTCATTCAGAGAGACATTAGAAATAGGTACAATGTACTTTAACAAAGTTCCATCACTCAGGGACTTTCATTACAGGGTTCTTCAGTTAGAAGAGATTATAAAACATCTTATAAACTTCATACACGACACACTCCAGTGTGAGATAGAGAGTATTATAGTAGACGGTACAGGAATAGGGTTTAAGAAACATACTACCTTGAACTGGATGAGAGGCACATATGTAAGACAGATAAAGAACCACGTTAGATGTGAAGTAGTGTTAACAAAAGGAAAATACAAACTTTTTCAGTATGTGGAAGTGGGAAAAGCTTATTCAAGTGAAATAAAACTTCTAAAAAAACTATTGAAAAAGATAGAACTCAAGGGAAAGAAATTCATAGCAGACAAGTTGTACGATGTTAAATGGTTGAGGGAGTATCTGAAAAAAAGAGGAATAAAAGAGGTAATAAAAATAAGAAAAAGAGCAATAGGCAGGAAAGAAGTAGATTATGAAGAATACAAAGAAAGGAACGAAATAGAAGGACTATTTGGAAACATAAAAACAAAGCTTGGGGGATATGTATACGCCTACAGAGAGGACATGGCAAGGATACAGGCACTAATAAAGTTTTTATTGTACAACCTGTATGTGGCATATATTTTTCTTTTTACAAAGCTATGTATTGATATTACAAATTTTATAGAAATTCATATAAAAATATACAAATTTTATATAATTCCATGTAAAATTAGAAAAAACGCATAA